In Gimesia benthica, a single window of DNA contains:
- the xseA gene encoding exodeoxyribonuclease VII large subunit: MSLLEPEILSVTETTRQIKNLIEANFPYTWVIGEISNCTVARSGHIYLTLKDDNAQLRAVIWKRTASRLKFQIEDGMEVVAAGPIELYQARGTYQLNIEQLLPQGVGALELAFRQMQEKLAAEGLFNPEHKQPIPRFPRKIALVTSPTSAAVRDMLQVITRRWKAADIVIVPVAVQGEGAAEQIAAGIEVAAQLPGVDTIITGRGGGSLEDLWAFNEEVVARAIFDCTIPIISAVGHEIDISIADLVADRRALTPSEAAELAVPLQTDVLATLSHWRGQLATNLKQRARQIRLQLDSLAGRPALTRPMDLIHNRASQLDELDRRLKRSTRELVSRLQSETRHLASSLEALSPLKVLSRGYSITRRGAESKASTPEIVKSVDQLQPGDTITTKLSDGSITSQVQELHPDPEEAS, encoded by the coding sequence ATGTCTCTTCTGGAACCTGAAATTCTGTCGGTGACCGAAACCACTCGACAGATTAAAAATCTGATTGAAGCCAACTTCCCGTACACCTGGGTGATTGGTGAAATTTCCAACTGCACGGTGGCCCGTTCCGGGCACATCTATCTGACACTCAAAGACGACAATGCACAGCTGCGTGCTGTCATCTGGAAACGAACTGCGTCCCGACTCAAGTTTCAGATTGAGGACGGCATGGAAGTGGTAGCCGCTGGTCCGATTGAACTTTATCAGGCACGCGGCACTTACCAGCTCAACATCGAACAGCTACTCCCCCAGGGGGTCGGCGCGCTGGAACTCGCGTTTCGCCAGATGCAGGAAAAACTGGCCGCTGAGGGTCTTTTCAATCCGGAACACAAACAGCCAATCCCCCGCTTCCCCCGGAAGATTGCACTGGTAACCAGTCCTACCAGCGCCGCAGTTCGCGATATGCTGCAGGTGATCACCCGCCGCTGGAAGGCCGCTGACATTGTCATCGTCCCGGTGGCCGTGCAGGGAGAAGGGGCTGCCGAGCAGATCGCTGCCGGGATTGAAGTCGCTGCTCAACTTCCAGGGGTCGACACCATTATTACCGGACGCGGAGGGGGCAGCCTGGAAGATCTCTGGGCCTTCAACGAAGAGGTGGTCGCCCGCGCCATCTTCGACTGTACGATTCCCATTATCAGTGCCGTCGGTCATGAAATTGACATCAGCATCGCCGACCTGGTAGCTGACCGCCGCGCCCTGACTCCCAGTGAAGCCGCCGAGCTGGCTGTTCCCCTGCAAACCGATGTCCTGGCGACGCTCTCTCACTGGAGAGGTCAACTCGCGACCAACCTGAAGCAGCGTGCCCGACAGATTCGCCTGCAACTGGATTCCCTCGCGGGACGTCCCGCGCTGACACGCCCCATGGATCTGATTCACAATCGGGCTTCCCAGCTGGATGAACTGGACCGGCGTCTGAAACGCAGTACCCGCGAACTGGTCAGCCGACTTCAGTCCGAGACCCGTCATCTGGCATCATCACTGGAAGCGCTCAGTCCCCTGAAAGTTCTGAGCCGCGGATATAGTATCACACGTCGCGGAGCAGAATCGAAAGCGTCTACACCGGAAATCGTCAAATCAGTCGATCAACTGCAACCGGGCGACACGATCACCACGAAACTTTCTGATGGGAGCATCACCAGTCAGGTTCAGGAGTTACACCCAGATCCGGAAGAAGCTTCCTGA
- a CDS encoding sugar phosphate isomerase/epimerase family protein, with the protein MSRLKLAVATRCFGMPIRNAIKTAARIGARGIQLDVQQEVTPSSFGASGDRQFRKLLEEFNLSLASFRMPARGALVDPEFLDQRVSQIRAALEFAWRLQAPSLIIHPGLIQTDEGGNFTLICEVLNDLVRFSNHIGTELCIACGKNSPAVMRDLVSRVNAGFLGIELDPADMVLNNHNPEKTIRELHPWIRAYRLRDAVREMDTDGQEVPLGRGMVMWDQFLPLVWETAYQGWLAVDRTQGDQRIEDCRRGIDYLNTILP; encoded by the coding sequence ATGTCTCGTCTGAAACTCGCCGTTGCCACCCGCTGCTTCGGCATGCCGATCAGGAACGCTATCAAAACAGCGGCCCGCATCGGAGCCCGCGGGATTCAACTTGATGTACAACAGGAAGTCACTCCATCCTCTTTCGGGGCTTCTGGAGACCGTCAGTTTCGTAAACTGCTGGAAGAGTTCAATCTCAGCCTCGCTTCATTCAGGATGCCTGCCCGGGGCGCCCTGGTCGACCCGGAATTCCTGGACCAGAGAGTGTCACAAATCCGCGCAGCCCTGGAATTCGCCTGGCGGTTGCAGGCACCATCCCTGATTATTCATCCGGGGCTCATTCAGACAGATGAAGGAGGGAACTTTACTCTTATCTGTGAAGTACTCAACGATCTTGTGCGCTTTTCGAATCATATTGGTACCGAACTCTGTATCGCTTGTGGAAAGAATTCCCCTGCCGTCATGCGTGATCTGGTCTCCCGGGTCAACGCCGGCTTCCTGGGTATCGAACTCGACCCAGCCGACATGGTCCTCAATAACCATAATCCGGAAAAAACAATCCGTGAACTACATCCCTGGATTCGCGCCTACCGTCTGCGTGATGCCGTTCGTGAAATGGATACCGACGGCCAGGAAGTTCCTCTGGGCAGGGGTATGGTCATGTGGGACCAGTTCCTGCCTCTGGTCTGGGAAACCGCTTATCAGGGCTGGCTCGCCGTGGATCGCACGCAGGGCGACCAGCGGATAGAGGACTGTCGGCGGGGAATCGATTACCTCAATACAATCCTTCCCTGA
- a CDS encoding exodeoxyribonuclease VII small subunit, protein MAKKKSTKEQTEEPLFEESLTELQEIVSTLESGTAGLEESMEQFERGVKLLRSCYQRLETAEQKIEILTRVDEDGNPVLEEFDSTASVDTKGPTKKTGKRKSISSKDEDDQDRTLF, encoded by the coding sequence ATGGCCAAGAAAAAAAGTACGAAAGAACAAACAGAAGAACCTCTGTTCGAAGAATCGCTGACCGAGCTGCAGGAAATCGTGAGCACACTTGAGTCAGGCACTGCCGGCCTGGAAGAATCGATGGAACAGTTTGAGCGCGGCGTAAAGCTGCTCCGCTCCTGTTACCAGCGACTCGAAACTGCTGAGCAGAAAATTGAAATTCTGACCCGCGTTGACGAAGACGGCAATCCGGTGCTGGAAGAATTTGACTCCACTGCATCGGTCGATACAAAAGGGCCGACAAAAAAAACGGGCAAAAGAAAGAGCATTTCCAGCAAGGACGAGGACGATCAGGATCGGACCCTGTTTTAA